cactcccagctaattttattttattttattttttgtagagtcgggggTCTCATTacatagcccaggctggtcttgaactcctggcctcaagtgattcttccaccttggcctcccaaagtgctgggatgagaggtatgagccactgcatctggccttagGCTGGAATTCCTCTGATACAGGTTATGTTTTTGttaaatatcttttgttttgtttctctatccTAATGTGCATAGTACTCATGAAGCTTACTGGAGTTGGAGTGGGAGGACTAGGTCTTTAAACGTGTTCACTGTCACCCATTAAACACAGAGAGCAAAGGCGGAACCTATGGCATAGAATCCTTGAATGGAGATGGAATCACACATGAAGGAAAGCAAGCTCACAAAATGTTTATGGTGAACCCAGGGTAGAAGGGATGGGATTAGCTATTTTTATGTACTAGATCTAAAATCTCTGAATGTTTAAATTAATATGATAAGTTCAATTCTGAGATCTCAAATATTATAACCAAGTCCAGTGATAATAAACAGCAGTGTGAGCCCAATGATCCAATTCCAGTTGCTAGCTTTGAATTAGACCAGGTAAGTTAGTACACCCCTCAACTCTAAATTGCTTTTTCTGAAGTTGATATTCCTAAGATTGGCTAATCAAAAGAACTTGGGAGTATGTTTTTGATTGGATACGTTTTTCTAACAGCTGACAGGACTTAAGTTTTTCTTACTGATACTATCTTCTGAATTGTAGAATTCTGCTGAGAAGTAATCCCACGGGGACAATCTTTTCTGTAGTATGGCTAGAACACTTCCTTGGTGGCAATTCTCCAACTCCATGATGCAATTTTTGTTACTTCTACCGATGGTTCATTCTAAGCCAGAGAGGTAATGGAGTAAAACTCAATGGCTCATATGCATTTTATTCTGCAATAAAAGCCTAATCTTGAGGTTAAAAGGAAGCAATTAAAGAGGGAACAGATATACAAAGAGTCATTCTAATCACCACACACCTCCAGATCTACAGCAGGTCTAACTAGGCACCTGTCCACTCTCAAGTCTCAAACCATGAACCAACCCTACGAATTCAGTGAAGGTCTGGGAGAATTAGGGGTAGCAGAAAGGGCAAGGTggctttgtttttcccttttaccCAAGGTTCGCTGAGGGCCTTTATGGTACATACCACCCCCAAAGCATGCTTCTTCCTCCATTCAACTCCTCTGCTCCACTTTGACTCACCATGTGAACTGGATGACAGATGAGCATTTTAAATAAGCCATTTTCCCCATTCAAAGTGATATGCAAATAGAGCagtgggaaaaaaagaagtatctaACAAAACTATAACTTCTACAACAGAATTCCACCCCAGCATTTTAcagatattattaatatttacctTGTATAGGAAATTATAAGTACATGATGTGATTTGAGGATTTTTCTCCTCACATTTGCTAAAGCCCCAGCAtaccataaaaaattaaaaactaaaattaaaagctaaaaaaattaaaaaccattctgattctactttttttattttaaaaaaacatgaaaatgttaatCAATTCCACTGTATTTAGGAATAGTAAGTCTAGCTAGACTAAAATGATGTTCAAATATGGTTTAGCCTTTCAGTAGCCTTTGTTAGCATCTCAGGCattctgctgccatgtaaaatgaTGTGCTAGTCTTGAACCGAGAACCCCCTTTTTCTTCAGGCTGAAATACATAATGAACTGGGGCTGACATAAATAGTGATCTTTGTCCTTTCAATTTGCTTCCCTGTGTTTGGTACTCTTATGCACCATTTACTCTAGTTGGGAGGACCTGTTCCATAGTACACTGAGAAAAATGGTATAAAATCTTACAGGAGACCTTCAAACCACAGTGAATAACACCCTTTgcccccattttctttctttatcactTTCATCAATACTGGACTGACATAAAGGAATCCTtgaaaaatcatctttaaaacaTTCTATTTGCCAAAAGGATATATCAAGCTGTCACATTTAAGAGACATCTTTACTGCACTTCCCCCCTTCCTATTAGGGAATCAACAGAATATTTTAGGATATGATTATGCTCCTTCTTGGCATTCTTTCTGTTTGAAAGTCAACActgacacccccacccccaccaccaatCCCCTCAAGTCCTACCCATCTTCAAAGCCTGATTCAAATGCTATTGCTCCCAATATCGCTAACTCAGTGGCTCTTAACTAAGGGCAATTTTTGTCCCAAGGGGGCATCTGGCAATTTCTGGAGATATTCTTGTCATAATGGGGGATTAGTAAGATGCTACTCTCATCTAGTGGGTAAAAgctagggatgctgctaaacatctgaCAATGCACGGGACAGCCCCAAACAGCAAAGATCCCAGAATGTTAAGAAACTCTGTTCTAATTGGTTGTGATCTCCCGTTTCCCTGAACTCCCACAGGACAGTGATTTACTTCTTTTATAGTATTACGAGATTATTAACAAAACATTGATCTTTCTCCacaaaaatataccaaaacaGTGAACTGCCAATAATTTATACTAGCACAGAAGAGCTATGACATAGTGAATGAAACCAGAACAGGGAGACAATGCTGACCTGAGTTTCCATTATACTGCTGCCATACAGCAAAAGAAGTCCCTTCAAAGCACTTAATCGTACGCTCCTCAGATCAGTAAAGAAATCAGGATGATGATGGCAGTGTATAAGGAGTCTGGTTATGCTTCCAAACTTACACTAAAATTACTAATGGGAGGGTAAAAGGTGAGGAAACAATCCTGGGAGCCATGCAGATAAACAGGTGTTAGGGAAGAGACTAGTGACCCAAATTGAAAGGTGTTAAGACATAAATGTGAGGAATTATCAGAAGCAATTCTTAGAGCATTAATAAATTTTCCCTCTCAGTTAAAAAACAACCAATTAACAACAGTAACAGTGTTTCTGATTTACATCCTATTATTTCTAACTTGGACAAGGTACTCTTCTAAATATTAGggacaaacatttctcaaatcaCCTTTACCTGTCAAAATTTGATATTCAATTTAGATCTGGGTCTAATAGATTTCAAAGCTCCATGACTCAAGCTATAGTATTCAAAATCCaccatctattttcttttcttttcaggtaAATGGTGAACAAGGACAACCACAAATTTTACTAGCCTCAGATTAGAGATTCCCATACATGGGAATCAGTTCAATTTTATTcgatgtcagaaaaaaaaaacaacaaccctgCATATAGTGCACTTTGTTCTAAAAGATCTTGGTCAGGGAGTCCCCCTTAGTATTTTTAGAAATTCAGCTTATTGGATATTTTATTTCAAGGCTAACATCTTCATTTATATATTCtgcttacaaaaacaagcaaaagccTACACACTATAAAAAACTCActactataaaaatgaataattataggtattaataataatttccatttttagtatGTTAATTAACCAAAAATATATAGTTGGCTtgagatactaaaaaaaaatctatgtactCATTCCTGTAGGTAACCAAATAGGTTAAATATAATTCAGATCACAAAAAGTTACCAAATGAAATAAACTCAGAAATGATTcagaagaaaagaggttcaaaAATAGCTTTAGAAATTATTCACCTGCCAATTTGGCTGAGACAGCTGGCTCTTGACATGTGTGAGACCAATTTTATTCAGTTAACCTCCTATAGCTGTCTACACTAATGATGGAAGGAAAACTGAGAACATTTCGTGGgagttgattaatttttaaaaagatgataaaacTAACACAAAATGTGTATGGACACTTACATCATCTGCCCAGTAAGTGTCAGATAGAAAAATAGAGCAAAACAGTAAAGATGCAATCACCACACAGAACTTGTTCAAATGTGAAGCTGGCTTACAATTTAAGGAGAGAGATTACAGCAGCAAGAATATGGGACTTGATCCATAAGCCTCTCTCCTCCTCAAAAGACTATAATGCAAGTGCGATGCTATCAACCAAACATAAGCTGGACTATGGTCTGAAAAGtgactttataaaataatagatgtagctagacataagaaaataaatgagttttcaCCATATTCTGGTATGCGAAAGGCTGATGAgtgaaagcattttaaataaagcattgttgtcatccttcatttttaaagatgacaTTATCTGACAGGAGACCTTGTCTGAAAAGATAAATTAGGGACCGTTAGTCTTTTCTCCAGGGAGCATACACAAAGCCAGACCCTTGATTAGGAATCATTGCTCCAATCTGAAATGCCTGTTGCCATTTGCAACACTGCCTCCTAGACTCGAGGTCAGCCTTGGCTCAGGAAGATCAATTTCATTCCTGATACTGCCAGGCTAGTCTGGCATTTGCTGCGGTTTCTCAGTCATTCACAATATTGGCTGTTCTATCTTATCATCTAAGTGTTACTGTCTAAGTGAGACTATTTGCTCAATTACAATCTAGACTAAAAGATCATGACATGAATAATCTTGTTTTAAATGCTTCGTAGGTTTTACATaaccttacttttaaaaaaagtatgagtttaaaaaaaaactcattcatttaaaaaacttgTAAGTTATTTAACTCAGTGAAAGGCCTGAAGGTTTGTTACTGTTCCTATTAATCTCATAATTTATTaaactgaataaatttttttaatgcatgaaACTGTTCCTTCTAACACATCACAGATAATTCAACCAGATTATCATTTGGACTGTATATTTATAATGAAGTCAGGGTACACTGTGGCACTACAATTTGTTATTATCAGAGGTCACGTAAGTCCCTCAAGTGTTAGGTACAGATGAATTTGATTAAATAATTGTACTGTTAATCAAGCACTTGGTGATTAGTAAACTAGTGATTTTAATTGCAGCAATTTGCTTGCTCAggacataaaaacataaaaggatagaaaatacCACAAAACTTCTGAAATTATTACTGAGTGCTCTCCTGTGCATTTTGGATGCTAAATCAGAAGAACAGGGAAAAAGTGTGTTATGGTTTAACTCAACCCAAAGAAATGTTACCAATAaagcagagaaggaagaacaaTAACTCACTTAAAATCTTGGTGATGGGAATATAAGCAATTTTTTACCTACGCTTTGCttatctgcatttaaaaaaattttcttcattgAATGTTGACTATTTTGTGTGatggaaaatgttattttaaaaataaagaaatttaagacaGTGCCATGTGTATTAACACCAACCAGCTTTTTGTTATACttgatcaaaaaacaaaacactacctGATTCACACAGTTCCATCAAAAACTAACCTGCTCGGTATGGCCATGATTGAGGTTATCTTTTTTACTGGACGACGCAAGTTGTACAACACTGATCTTGCTTCTCGGGCAGGGATGAATAGTTCATTTGCCTGACGATCTCAGCAAAAAGTTCATCCACCATTGATTTACTTTTTGCCGATGTCTCCATGAAAGGACAGCCCCATTCTTGAGCCAGAGCTCTGCCTTCTGAAGACATAACCTCtctttctggttccagatccacTTTATTTCCTACTAGGATTAGTGGGACTTTTTCATATCTCTTCACTCTGACAATTTGATCTCTCATTGGCTTGATATCCTATTCAAGCAatcacaaagagaaagaaaaacattatgcTGTTTGTATAACCATAACAGAAATATTACAGTATTACAAAAAGTCATACCTCAGTGAGTATACAAAGCTGAATCCAAAATGAAATCACACCTAAACAGAGAAAACGTCACCATTTTGTCCACAGGAGTAAGAACTAGATAATTTTCACAGACCCTACCTGCTGGGTTTGTCAGGAATATAAAACGTGGGTTGCACACTAACCTTGACTCATATAATCACTTTTACCCACCCCCAGTCTATActgatttaaaaagcaagtttCCAAATGATTAATCCATTCGTACATAAGGATGTTTGGCCATCTCCCTAAACCTGCCTGCTTGTCATCACTCCTTGTaacacctgttatcctagcacaGGATTGCAGCATCTATGCATTCCTAGCCATGTAGCAAGAGGGCTTGAGTGAAAGTGTTTTAAGTGGGAACAAAAACCACTCTGTAATGCCTAGAAGAAAAGCGTTACAACCAGATGGATAcacttaaatgttttattttaaactgaatgGTATGCATTTATTCCAGTAAAATCAAACACCTTAAAATACACTTAAATTCGCTAGAAACTACTGTAACAGTTAGTAACTCCTGGGAAGGACAGTGCAAGGGGAGTCTGGGTGGGAagaagacagttttttttttctttctttctttcttttttttgcctgtgtttgtttttactgCTTGATTGTTCTCCCATGCGTATTACTCTTTCCAAGTAGTTACAACGAATTACAAAACATAAGAGCGTTAGCAATCCTCCAGTAGCATCAATTTTGGGAGGTGGGAGTAAGTATTGATTTAAGACAATATTAtagatttaattataaaaaatcaccattttttgtaatatttcataattttaaaagtttgccttaaatagaaaatgtatgtTTAATTGGAAGTCACAGTAAGCACAGAATATTCACATGTGGGTCTATGGGAAAGCAAGGGACTatgaaaatctataaaaatatagttatttgaTATTTACATCAATTTGGTTTGATCATGTATCAACTCAGTCTTCTAGGTTACGCTTATTTCCCGTTGTCTTTATGGAAACATAAATTCAGCTGAAAATCCAAACTTATGGCATTTGGGCTCAAAGGAGTTTACATCTCCACTGAAATAATGGCACAGTTTTTCACTCCCAATTCATGTCTACAACAGAAATGGATATAACAGAAATCTTATGAAACACCCTTCAAAAgactctcagcctccagagagtAAGCTGATAGAATAACAAATCTCCTGAGGatcctttagggaaaaaaatgcctGTCAGACAGCACCTTCAGTACTTTGGTACTTTCTGGGGGAAAATGCTTTTATGATACTATTGTTTGGGAATTTACGCCCACATAAAGTGAATTTAGTTTGGTCTCAATAGCTTTGATTTATTTCCCCAGaatttatcatcttaaaaaaaaaatctctgaagttGTTCTATCAGGTTACTGGAAAAGTTCACTATagtactttaatttaaaatactaaagaaaGTGGAATTAGCACATTGTATTGGATAAAGCACTTAAGGTCTCTTAAGTAAGCTACATTAAGCGCATACctttaaatgcagaaaaaatatatCCATTTCCTAAATCAATGGAGGTCAATATAATGGGTCAATATGAGgttatttattttcaaggaataaatagaaacatacaTCGCATCTCCTAAAATAACGTTAAACCTTCAGTCTGTTTCCCAGTGAAGGACAAGACAGATTTTCTAAGAGATTGGACCACATCCAGTTTGGCCACCCAGCCGGAgtaagaaatctgcacttgtTCAGTGTTCCCAGACCCACGTATTTTCTGTAAATACAGGCAGTTACCAGAAACAATTTGGATCAACTGCAGAAAAGGAGTCATCCCTGATTTTTGTTGGTTATTAATTCTAGGTACTAGTCTTTTCTATTAGTAACTTTCCTTCCTACTACACGCCCCAAGTAATTAAGTAAAATGCCTAGAAGGCAGGTCTTGAGTTCTTCATTTTGCAACACTAAGATTTATGAATCTAGTTGAGAAActtgagagagaaggggagggcgGCGGGAGGGGGTGTTGCGGGGTGGGAGGGGAAGGTGTGGGTGGGACAGACAGGACTTATCTGTGCAACAGATAATCGGCtccaaataattttttccaaGTGCTCTATTTACCCGAGATTATTCGTTAGATGTTTTGTTGAGTGAGTTAATCAATACTTGTTGAATTGAGCAAGCAACTTCAGAAGGTTATATTCCAGGCGAAATATACACagacatttttttcacttttctttcacttaaaaatagctttaaaatatttgttgacgCTTATTACTTTACTACGCTCTATAGAAACAACCCGATAGTCTTCCATGCCTGGAGTAACCTCAAAAATGCGTCATGTCTAACtttcaaaagcaaaacacagTCATTAATGCACGTTTCAAGCAACCCAGAAGTCGATGTCGGATTACCACACCCCCTTCTAACAAATTACGAGACTTGGTTTGGTTACCTGAAAAGACTGTTGATTAACCAGGCTATAAACCAGGATGAAACCCTGGCCGTTTTTGATGTAGAGATCTCTCATGGAGGCAAACTGCTCAGTTCCTGCGGTGTCCAGAATTTCCAGCACGGAGGGGGAAGAGTCCACTTCGATCTCTTTGCGGTAGAAATCTTCAATGGTGGGGTCATATTTCTCAATGAAAGTCCCAGTGACAAACTGCACAGTAAGGGCAGATTTGCCAACCCCTCCGCTCCCTAACACCACTACCTTGTATTCCCTCATGAGTCTCACCTTCACCAACTCCTACCAGAAGTGGGGAAAGATCACCCCGCTAGCTGTGGCGCGGCTAGACTAGGCGGAAGGTGGGCGGAAATCTGCGAACTGGGGAGGAGAGTGCAGAGTAGCAGAGGGCCCAaccagggaagaagaggaagttacaggagggggaggggaaagagcGTAGAGTcagggagggtggggaagggatggTAATGCCCTTCCTATAGGAACTGCGGCCCGAGCAGGGGGCGTGGGGAGGAGGGCGAGTCTGGGAAAAGCCCGGCTAGGGTGGCGCGCGTGCCCCCGGGAAGGAAAGGGTGGGGGCCGCGACGAGGGGACCCCGCGGCGAGGCGGACGTCAGAGTAGCCCGCAGCCCGGGGCTGCCCGCAACCCTCCCCCGCCCTTCACACAAAGGGGCCCGGGGACCCCGCTTCCAGCTCGCGCAGCCCAGCCGGCCCAGGCCTGCGGGCTCCGTTCCAGTTACTGCTGCCCGGGCGGGTTTCTGGGCCCCGGCTCCCGCGGGGGTCGTCCGGCCTGTGAAGGGGAGAAGGATGCACATTACCCGGCTGACCCCCGCCCCGAACCTGCGGCGCCGGCCGCCGGCTCCCACCCGGATCAGGCTACCGCCGCTTACCCCGCCGTCCGCACCCGCCCGGCCGCCGGGGAGGCTCTGTCAGACCAAGGCCATGGCCAC
This portion of the Macaca thibetana thibetana isolate TM-01 chromosome X, ASM2454274v1, whole genome shotgun sequence genome encodes:
- the RAP2C gene encoding ras-related protein Rap-2c — protein: MREYKVVVLGSGGVGKSALTVQFVTGTFIEKYDPTIEDFYRKEIEVDSSPSVLEILDTAGTEQFASMRDLYIKNGQGFILVYSLVNQQSFQDIKPMRDQIVRVKRYEKVPLILVGNKVDLEPEREVMSSEGRALAQEWGCPFMETSAKSKSMVDELFAEIVRQMNYSSLPEKQDQCCTTCVVQ